From Camelina sativa cultivar DH55 chromosome 5, Cs, whole genome shotgun sequence:
AAGTCTGGCTGGGACGCTCAGCTCCCCGGAGTACTGTGGGCCACCCGAACTACGCCGCATGGCAGCATGGGCGAGACCGCGTTCTCCCTGNCCGACCCTTTGGTCAAACGAATCATACCCGTCGAGGGAATAGACCAACCAAGTATCTCTATCCCAGTTAAGGCTCAAAGCGTTAACCAGGTCCAGGCCGGATCCGGTCCCAACTCGGGAGAACCTGAGCAAGCACCTAATCGGGACGACGAGCTCCTGGATGATCTTATCTCCGAAGACGAGCAAGAAGCAGAACCCGAAATGGATTGGCGAGTCCAATTCGTGATTATATCACAAACGGGACTGCACCAAAGGACCGATGGCAAGCGCGTAAGCTCAAAGCTCAGAGCGCACGGTTCTGTATCATCGGCGAGGAGTTATACAAACGGTGTATCTCCGGACCATACCTCAGGTGCATACACGGGAACGAAACCCTTAGCATCATGAAAGACGCCCACGAGGGTCCCTGCGGGAACCACTCCGGAGGACAATCACTGGCCCTCAGAATCAAACGGCAAGGATACTTTTGGCCAACCATGCTCGCGGACTGCGACGAGCACGCTAGAAAGTGCGATCCCTGCCAACGACACGCACCTCTGATCAACCAGCCCGCCGAGCTAATGAGCTCGGTCTCCGCTCCTTACCCCTTCATGCGGTGGTCGATGGATGCCATCGGACCCCTCGAACAGTCGGGAAAACGACGCGTTACTAACCTACTGGTTGTGACCGATTACTTTACTAAATGGATTGAGGCCGAATCCTACCAATCCATCACGGGTGAACACGTAAAGGATTTTCTCTGGAAGAACGTGGTGTGTCGACACGGAATCCCCTACGAGATCATAACTGATAACGGGACGAACTTGGTGTCCGCTGTGGTTCAAAAGTTTTGCGACACATGGGGTATACGACTAACCCCGTCTACCCCCCGGTACCCCCAAGGAAACGGGCAGGCCGAAGCAGCCAACAAATTGATCCTGCACAGCCTCAAGCGCCGTCTGAGCGCCGCGAAGTCAGGCTGGGACGCTCAGCTCCCCGGAGTATTGTGGGCCACCCGAACTACGCCGCGTGGCAGCACGGGCGAGACCGCGTTCTCCTTAGCCTACGGAATTGAGGCCGTAATACCGGCAGAAGTTACCATAGGCAGTATTCGCCGAGTTGTTTCCCCCGAGAATGAGGAGGAGAATAGCGAAGCACTGCGCGATCACCTCGCCGTCATCGACGAGAAGAGAGAACGAGCTNACTTTTGGCCAACCATGCTCGCGGACTGCGACGAGCACGCTAGAAAGTGCGATCCCTGCCAACGACACGCACCTCTGATCAACCAGCCCGCCGAGCTAATGAGCTCGGTCTCCGCTCCTTACCCCTTCATGCGGTGGTCGATGGATGCCATCGGACCCCTCGAACAGTCGGGAAAACGACGCGTTACTAACCTACTGGTTGTGACCGATTACTTTACTAAATGGATCGAGGCCGAATCCTACCAGTCCATCACGGGTGAACACGTAAAGGATTTTCTCTGGAAAAACGTGGTGTGTCGACACGGAATCCCCTACGAGATCGTAACTGATAACGGGACGAACTTGGTGTCCGCTGTGGTTCAAAAGTTTTGCGACACATGGGGTATACGACTAACCCCGTCTACCCCCCGGTACCCCCAAAGAAACGGGCAGGCCGAAGCAGCCAACAAATTGATCCTGCACAGCCTCAAGCGCCGTCTGAGCGCCGCGAAGTCAGGCTGGGACGCTCAGCTCCCCGGAGTATTGTGGGCCACCCGAACTACGCCGCGTGGCAGCACGGGCGAGACCGCGTTCTCCTTAGCCTACGGAATTGAGGCCGTAATACCGGCAGAAGTTACCATAGGCAGTATTCGCCGAGCTGTTTCCCCCGAGAATGCGGAGGAGAATAGCGAAGCACTGCGCGATCACCTCGCCGTCATCGACGAGAAGAGAGAACGAGCTTACGTGCGAGTTCAAAATTACCAGAATGCCATCGCTCGCTTCTATAACTCGAAGATCCGACCTCGGCTATTCGCCGTCGGAGACCGAGTACTCCGTCGAATTTTCGatcacagaaaagaaaagaacgcCGGCAAAATGGGAACCAAATGGGAAGGACCTTTCCGCATCACCGAGGTCGTTCGCAATGGCGTATACCGCCTCGAAGACGAGAGCAACGGTAAAGCCGAGCTCCGGCCTTGGAACGTCATGAATCTCAAGAAGTACTTCTAAGAGGTATCCATAATAACCGAACTACGATCTGGCTTGATCCCCTtacggggtacgtaggcagctcAATATCCCGAGCGCAGCCACCTTCTCAATTTGATTCATTCCGCAAATCTGTTCCAATAAAGCACGAATTTCCCACCACGATATGATTCACTATTAATATTACAATAACACGGTTAGGCGAGATCGCCCCTAAAACAAGCACATTTACAACAAAAACGCCCTCGGACGTCACACGCGAACTTCATACATCCTCGCTACCTAGTTCGGGTCACTTCGAATTTTTTCGAACATCCCATCAGAAATAAGGTCAACTCAGCTCTAGTAAACAGCCCCACGCTTCACGACCTCACGCGGGAACAAACGTGATCTCGCTACCCAACTTGGAAAACCTCAAGGGACTCCACCCCTAAATAACAAACTTATAGTGACTTCTTCGGAATTCACAGAATAAGCGTCCTGGAAACATTCCCCATCGTCCGTAAGCCGCTCTAGAAGAGGTCCGTATACCCCGAGTACGTACTGGAATTTACGCGTTTCGAGTAAACCCGAAACAAATAGCAAAGACAATATCAAAAGAACAAGGGTTTAAACGCCTCCCTAGGCAACTGGttctaaaaaaggaaaaaagaaataaagtctTGGGTTAAAACCCCCCCGGGCAAGTcataacaaaagatttaaaagcCCTGTCGGGCAAACAACGCAAGttcaaaacaagaaataaaataaagacgTCACAACTCAAACGTCTTCCTCCCCCGTCCCAGCCTCCGGATCCTTCGCGGCACTCGCGTTGCTCCCGTGCTCGTCTAGACCGCGCGGGACCCCGGTTCCGGCGTCAACCTCCATAGGCGCGACCGAGTCCTCCGAGATCTGGGGAAGGTCCAACTTGCTCACCGAAAAGTCCGAAATCGCTAAGGAGTTGGACCTAACCGCAAGGACCGCCCGCTGCGTCTCGAGGACTTGTACCTCCTCCGCAATTGATGTCCTCCCCTCGTGGATCTGCTTGATCAAAAGAAGGTTGGACTCGATCTCTGCGAGATCGCTCTCGACAGCGGTCtgctctttcttcctctcccacTTGCTCTTCACGGAATCCAGCACCGCCCAGTAGTCTTGGGACATCCGCTCCTTGGCTTCACGAACAGCTCGACGAGTCGCCTCCGCATGCTGCTGGTTGATACCCTCAGCCTTCTCCTTCAGCCATCGGTTCTCCTTTTTCAAGAGATCCCGGTCCCTTGCCGCCATCGCGTGAGCATCCTGGGCGGAAGCGAGGTCAGCTTCAACGGAAAGGAGCTTACCCTGAATACTCCTCAAGGACGTTAACTCGTCCTCTAGGCTCGCAACCTTGCCATTTGCAGCTCCCTCTCTCTCTTGAGCAGCCTTGAGAGCCGTCGTCAGCTCGTGAACCACCCGCGTTGTGTTCTCGAGCTCAACAGCCTGCGGGGTATCCTTAAGCCTCCGCTCATAAAGCGCGATCAGCTTGTTGTCAGCAGCAACGGACTGCAAACGCACCAAAAGGAAAACAGAAATAAACATATTGCGCCcagcaagaaaagaaaacgaataaAGGTAAGAGCAAGGTGGGAACGGTACCTTCGCATGGGCCGCCATTGCCTCGATGTAGGCCTCCCTCTCAGCGAGGTCCTTCACCAGTGGGACCTGGCAGTTAGCCGTCTTCAGGTGACGGAAAAGGGTCGCCATCCCCCGGTGGTCCTCTACCGCCGGGGAGTCCCGGGAGTGAGCAAACCTCCAGTGAAACGGGCGGCTCGACGATGACCCGTTCCCAGAAAGAACTGGCTCTCCAGCTGGAGCCTCCGGGTTACCACCCGCGGGGTAGCCTCCACGGCTTTCGCGGCTCCTCGTCTCAGGGACTCAGGGATTGTCTGTGCGAGCCCTTTTCGGCATCGGAGACGGCTCGCCATGAGTCGACTGCGAGCTGACGAGCATAACCTCCTTAGCCGGACTAGAGGGACCGGTTGGGATCGCGGGGGCTTGGTTCACCTCCTCACTAACTACCCGAGACGGTGCGGGCTGAACGGCTCGAAGAGCATTGGCCAGCGCGGCATCAACATCGCCAGCTCGAACCCTTCGGGGTTGCTGCAATTGTTCCCTGAGTTCGCGGAGTGACGGCTTCCTAACCATGGTGCGTAGTGGGGTTGAGGTCGAAGAAGAACTTAATTCTGGTCACGTACAGCACAAAAATGGACAGGGGGTGAGCGGTCCCCTTCGTGCATGATTTTTGCGTATAAAagactaaataaaaaaaagagaaaaaaaaaaaaaactattaccTCTGCGAGCGGGGGAGTTGTCTGTTCCTTCGCTCCTCGCTTGGTTAGCAGGAAGCGGCGGGGCCGGAGCTGGAGTGTCTCGAACTATCGGGGCGTTAAGGGCTGCTATGATACGAGCTCGCGTGAATGAGTTCCACCTAACCTCGCCTGCTCGTAGCCTTTCAATTAATTCTCGGGTCGCCGGTATTCTCAAAGGTTCTTCCGAATCTGCCATgcaacaaaaagagagagaaggcaAAACAGTTAGTACGACAAATAAACGCCGTAATCTTGGCGGCAGCGAATGACAACTAGGAACTAAGGGGTCATTCTGACCGACGCATACGGCCCATTGGATGGGGAGACGAGCAAAGTTGTAATCCCCCACCGCTGCCGGAGTAACCAGGAAGTAAAAGTATTTTTCCCTCCACCGGTCGTCCTTCCCCGGAAGCGCCTGAATTATCTCCGGGCTGCGGCGGCGACAGGTGTAGAATGTCCCGGGAAACCCAGAGTTGTGTTTGATGAGGTACAACCGGAGGATGTCGTCGACCCCGAGTTCAAGTCCAAGTTCACGACCTCGAACGTATACCCCCATGACGTGCCGAACAAAGTTCGGACACATCTGGGGAAACGCCATTCGAAGGCGTTGCAGGATCCGAAAGATGATCCTCGGGATAGGGAACACGAGCCCACATTTTTCGAAATACACTGTGTATGTGCAGCAGAAACCCGGCGGGACGGTCTCCGGAGAAAACGGATCGTCGGAGCGGAGTATCATCTCCACGTTTGGAGGAACTCCGTGCTTCTGACGAAGATCGGCGAGGTGCTTGGCCGATGTAATCGGCGGGATGTGGTTTCCCCAGAGTTCAAGTGGGGCCATGATGGTATgagtttttaagaaaaaattgcaGAATCAACTAGCCTAAGCGAGCAAGGTCGAACTGAGCGACAAACGCGAAATAGTAAAGCTAGCAAACCTAGAAATCAAAACTTAGAAATAACTGAGCAGAGGAGAGAAGGTTAAGAAAATTACCTTGAAGTAGTGGATGAGTGCGCGGTTATGACGAGACGTGTGACTTATGACTTATAGGTCATAATTGACGTCGGTCTTTGTAATCCCAcgaatctctctctcctctAATCTAAACCGTTCAAACCTTTCGACTCTACCGTTGGATCTTAGGAGAGAGGAGTAATCATCACGAAGATCTCGGAACCCGAGATTCATTGAGCCTTCCCCGACGAAGATCGCGAAACCAAAACGACACGAAAGATTCTCTGGATATTCGCCTTTCAACCCTCCCGAAAATAGGTTAAAAGGCTGGGGGGcaattgttggtgttgggtttcgacgATCATGAGGCCCACCAGATAAGCCCATTAGGGCGCACGAATAGGCCAGGAAAAGAGGCCCAGTAAGGGTCCATGGAGGAAAACCCGAGCAGGAGGATGAAGTCAACCTGGAGGAGAAATCGGGAGTGTGGAGCCGAGATTGCAGCGAGACGTTCAGAAAGGGTTTCGaggaattttagtttaaataggAGATGAATGTAAAGGATACGACACATGTGTAACCGAGCTCAGAGCAAATCATTAGTAAAAAGCAAATACAAAAGTCCAGTTCGTTGTTCTTCATAGTTCTAAGTCGATTTGTACCGAAAGTCTGCccagattttattttataaacttgttcttctaattgttgtttctaGCCCCAACAACTGTGATGACGTTTTCTTATGTCAACACAACAACAGGAAGCTTCTGGGTTTGAAGCTGTGTTTATGGAATCCCATTATGAAGCAGGTGAAAATAGGATCTGTAAAACTTCGAATTGTAGTTCGATATGAGTCTACGATACGCCACAATTTTATGTGAATCGAAAGGGAGATTTTACATATGAATTTTATCTGATTTCATCAAATTAGAATCAATGGTGATTGGTGAAGAAGCAACTAAGTTAACTTTACAAAACCGGATTATCGGATGATCATTTAACGGGTCCAATCTCGGATCTTCATGCACTggttcttctcttctccctgggttctaaattta
This genomic window contains:
- the LOC109132866 gene encoding uncharacterized protein At3g60930, chloroplastic-like, coding for MAPLELWGNHIPPITSAKHLADLRQKHGVPPNVEMILRSDDPFSPETVPPGFCCTYTVYFEKCGLVFPIPRIIFRILQRLRMAFPQMCPNFVRHVMGVYVRGRELGLELGVDDILRLYLIKHNSGFPGTFYTCRRRSPEIIQALPGKDDRWREKYFYFLVTPAAVGDYNFARLPIQWAVCVDSEEPLRIPATRELIERLRAGEVRWNSFTRARIIAALNAPIVRDTPAPAPPLPANQARSEGTDNSPARRELSSSSTSTPLRTMVRKPSLRELREQLQQPRRVRAGDVDAALANALRAVQPAPSRVVSEEVNQAPAIPTGPSSPAKEVMLVSSQSTHGEPSPMPKRARTDNP